Sequence from the Curtobacterium sp. MCLR17_007 genome:
ATGCCGACGATGAGCGTGGCTTCGAGGCCTTCACGGAGACCGATGACGAGGGTGACGAGCATGACGTAGGCAAGGCTAGCCTTACTTCCGGGCTTCCGTCGAGCACGGCGGCGTGGGGTTGGATGGTTCTCATGAACCTGCTCTCGGCGGACGGTCTCGCCGCCGTCACGAACGTGCTCGATCTGGCCGGGGTCTTCGCGTCCGCGCTGCTCGGGGGCGCAGTGGCCCGGACGATGGACTTCGACCTGTTCGGGTTCCTGGTCGTCGGGTTCGTCTCGGGGCTCGGCGGCGGCATGCTCCGCGACGTCCTGCTGCAGAACGGCCCCCCGGTCGCCCTGACGGACCCGCTCTACCTGCCGGTCGCCGTCGCCGGCGCCCTGGTCGCCTTCTTCGTCTCCTTCTCGGAGCGGGGCTGGGACCGGTTGTTCACCTTCCTCGACGCCGCGGTCATCGGCTTCTGGGCGGTGGTCGGGGTCCAGCGCACCTTCGACGCCGGGCTCGAGTGGCCGGCCGCGATCATCATGGGGACGATCACGGCCGTCGGCGGCGGGGTCGGTCGCGA
This genomic interval carries:
- a CDS encoding trimeric intracellular cation channel family protein; translated protein: MNLLSADGLAAVTNVLDLAGVFASALLGGAVARTMDFDLFGFLVVGFVSGLGGGMLRDVLLQNGPPVALTDPLYLPVAVAGALVAFFVSFSERGWDRLFTFLDAAVIGFWAVVGVQRTFDAGLEWPAAIIMGTITAVGGGVGRDLLLRRVPAVFGGNALYASVAVAASAVMVIASALGSPTIGIVAAVVLSLLLRWGAVRWGWGLPNGREWQPQSTLASLLRRGRGLRPDAVRLLRRPGRRHGDGSVHADDER